From Pseudanabaena sp. PCC 6802, one genomic window encodes:
- a CDS encoding AbrB family transcriptional regulator, producing the protein MLLNVKKRGNSLSVIIPKEMASSMNVEDGNHLFATKTPFGYEISAYDPEFAKKIEVARRGIRKYRNALIELAK; encoded by the coding sequence ATGCTTCTCAATGTCAAGAAAAGAGGTAACTCATTGAGCGTAATTATTCCAAAAGAAATGGCATCCAGTATGAATGTTGAAGATGGCAATCATCTCTTCGCGACTAAAACCCCTTTTGGGTACGAGATTTCTGCCTACGATCCTGAATTTGCCAAGAAAATCGAAGTTGCCAGGCGTGGTATTAGAAAGTACAGAAACGCATTAATTGAGTTAGCTAAGTGA
- a CDS encoding glycoside hydrolase family 13 protein, which produces MQIRTPEWVKHAVFYQIFPDRFAKGKVPSGTVTSRSLESWEAMPTLQGYKGGNLWGVIEKLDYLQNLGINAIYFTPIFQSACNHRYHTHDYYQIDPLLGGNAAFEQLLTAAHQRQIKIVLDGVFNHASRGFFFFNDILENGPHSPWVDWFKIEDWPLCPYDGDRPANYVSWAGNRALPEFNHDNPDVREYIMRVGEYWIAQGIDGWRLDVPNCVKTPGFWQEFRDRVKAINPEAYIVGEIWDDASEWLDGTQFDGVMNYRFTEANVAFTAGDRVQIEYVRHHSSFQPYPALDAAGYAAKIEHLLALYPWEIQLTQLNLLDSHDTARLLAIAGGEKEDSLEEARSSVKLATLLLFTFPGAPSVYYGDEVGLAGGIDPDCRRAFPPEAEWHGVTLDYHYQLIKLRHTYPALRIGKYRTLFAEGGVYAFARQLGNEVAIVAVNVSTEPKQISCEVKLEGNPQLPERIVYGVGITFSWQNRDGSEEFTAIAPILSLLVPARSGLVLA; this is translated from the coding sequence ATGCAGATTCGCACGCCTGAATGGGTTAAACACGCGGTTTTCTACCAGATCTTCCCCGATCGCTTTGCCAAAGGAAAAGTACCGTCAGGAACAGTTACATCGAGATCTCTGGAATCGTGGGAGGCGATGCCCACCCTACAGGGATATAAGGGTGGCAACCTGTGGGGCGTAATCGAAAAACTCGATTATTTGCAGAACCTGGGCATTAACGCCATTTACTTTACGCCCATCTTTCAGTCCGCTTGCAACCATCGCTACCATACCCACGATTATTATCAAATTGACCCATTATTGGGTGGAAATGCGGCATTCGAGCAACTATTAACCGCAGCGCATCAACGTCAGATTAAAATCGTACTCGATGGCGTGTTCAACCATGCCAGTCGTGGCTTCTTCTTCTTTAATGACATTCTTGAAAATGGCCCGCATTCCCCTTGGGTGGATTGGTTTAAGATCGAAGACTGGCCGCTATGTCCCTATGATGGCGATCGCCCTGCCAACTACGTCAGTTGGGCGGGGAATCGCGCTCTGCCAGAGTTTAACCACGACAACCCGGACGTGCGGGAATACATCATGCGCGTTGGCGAGTATTGGATCGCACAAGGCATTGATGGGTGGCGGCTAGATGTACCGAATTGCGTTAAAACGCCGGGCTTTTGGCAAGAATTTCGAGATCGCGTCAAAGCGATTAATCCCGAAGCTTACATCGTGGGAGAGATTTGGGATGATGCCAGTGAATGGCTGGATGGCACTCAGTTTGATGGCGTGATGAACTATCGATTTACCGAAGCGAATGTGGCATTTACGGCGGGCGATCGCGTACAGATCGAATACGTGCGCCATCACAGCAGCTTCCAACCCTATCCCGCCCTTGACGCGGCTGGCTATGCCGCTAAAATCGAACATCTTTTAGCACTATACCCTTGGGAAATTCAACTTACACAACTGAACCTGTTGGATAGTCACGATACCGCGAGATTATTGGCGATCGCAGGTGGTGAGAAGGAAGATTCTCTAGAAGAAGCGCGATCTAGTGTGAAATTGGCGACGCTGTTGTTATTCACCTTCCCTGGTGCTCCCAGCGTTTACTATGGCGACGAAGTGGGTTTAGCAGGTGGCATCGACCCAGACTGCCGCCGTGCTTTTCCCCCCGAGGCGGAATGGCACGGAGTCACGCTGGACTATCATTATCAATTAATTAAATTGCGCCATACATACCCTGCTCTCAGGATTGGCAAGTATCGTACTCTGTTTGCCGAAGGGGGAGTCTATGCGTTTGCCCGTCAGTTAGGGAATGAAGTGGCGATCGTCGCAGTTAATGTCAGCACTGAACCGAAGCAAATTAGCTGTGAGGTTAAGTTAGAAGGCAACCCTCAGCTACCGGAGCGAATAGTATATGGGGTTGGTATAACCTTTTCATGGCAGAATAGGGATGGTAGTGAGGAATTTACTGCGATCGCGCCGATACTTAGCTTGTTAGTTCCAGCCCGCTCTGGCTTAGTCCTGGCTTAG